Part of the Anabaena sphaerica FACHB-251 genome, AGAATTGGGGACAGGCAATTACCGCCTTCCACTTGTCGGATAAGTATGCTCAGTGGCGGGATTACAATCAAAAGCCAGAGGGGTCTGGCATCTATGCCTTTGTGTGTCAACTGAATCACCCAATGCGGATGACTCAAGCCGAACTGGAAGCACATCCCCGTTGGCGAGGCTTTGGTAAAGAGGCAGAAAACCATCCTCCCATGCGAGGCTGGCTGGCGGCTCCTCTTTTAGGTAGAGAAGGACAAAACATGGGGTTGATTCAGCTTTCAGACAAATATGAGGGTGATTTTACTGAAGCAGATGAAGCCATCTTGGTGCAGTTAGCGCAAATGGCTTCAGTCGCCATGGAAAATGCCCGGTTGTATGCAGCAGAACAGCAAGCAAGGTCGGCAGCAGAGGCATCACGGGAAGAAGCCCAAGCTGCAAACCGGATTAAGGATGAATTTTTAGCGGTGCTGTCTCACGAGTTGCGATCGCCCCTCAATCCCATCCTTGGCTGGTCACAACTGCTGCAAAACACCAAGCTAGATGAGGCAAGGACAAAGCAAGCTCTCGCAACCATTGAGCGCAATGCAAAGCTGCAATCTGAACTGATCGAAGATTTGCTGGATGTTTCCCGGATTCTACAAGGTAAGCTCAGTCTTACAGTCAGCCCGATTAATTTAGCATTAACGATTAAAGCGGCAATTGAAACTGTGCGCCTGGCGGCAGAAGCCAAGTCCATTCAGATAGAGGTATCCCTTGATTCTAGAACAGGAAAGGTTTTGGGTGACTCAACCCGCTTGCAGCAAGTCGTATGGAATCTCCTTTCCAATGCTGTTAAATTTACACCCGCAGGTGGTCGGGTTGAGGTGCGATTAGAACAGGTTGACAATCAAGCTCAAATCACCATTACCGACACCGGAAAAGGCATTTCTCCCGATTTCCTTCCCTACGTGTTTGATTACTTCCGTCAAGCGGATAGTGCAACTACCCGCAAGTTTGGTGGACTAGGATTAGGATTAGCGATCGTGCGTCACTTGGTTGAATTGCATGGTGGAACAGTTCAAGCAGAAAGCAAGGGTGAAGGCTTGGGAGCCACATTCATACTTAGGCTTCCAGTCATGCCTACTCAGCCAATGGTAAATCAAGATCCTCAATCATTGGCACAATCTCTTGATTTAAATAGTGTCCAAGTTTTAGTAGTAGATGATGATACTGATACACGAGACTTTATAGAGTTTCTATTGCAACGATCAGGGGCAAAGGTGATTACAGCTGCTTCCGCTCTTGAAGCACTTACAGCTTTAATGCGTTCCCAACCTGATGTGCTACTGAGTGACATTGGAATGCCGGAAATGGATGGCTATATGCTGATGCGACAGGTCAGAGCTTTGCCACCAGAGCAGGGTGGACAGATTCCGGCGATCGCCCTCACTGCCTACGCCGGAGAGTTAAACCAGCAACAAGCCCTAGAAGCAGGCTTTCAACAGCATATTGCAAAACCTATCGAACCAGAGAAATTGATACAGGCAATCTCTACGCTTTTAGCTTGAACTGACACAAGCCTCACGTCTGCCAACAGCAACGATCTAGAGAGCAGAAAGCCTCTAATAATAGAGGACGCAAGAAATCTACTACTGTGCTTTCTGTTGAGCAGGAAGCCTACAGTGACGAGAAGCTTACACTGTAGGTAGTTCACGAATGAGTTATCAATTACCCATTTCCCAACTTAATAGTTTTAGTAATTACTGCCAAACTTTCCTCAAATAAAGCTTCACGTCCCCAACGTTGTACCTGCTGACTTAACAACACCTCCGGTTTTTGTTCAGCCAGAGAACTTACTTGTTGGAACAAACCAGCAGATTGAGCGCCACCTTGAGTTTCCATCCGCATACAACCGCCAGTTTCAGTACAAATCAGAGTACCGCAATTAGCTTGAGGATTAGTAGAATTGAGACGCAAAGCAATCAAATCACCGACAATTTCACCCACATCGGCAACGGGAACACCTGCTAACTCTGCTTCTATTTGTCTTTGGTCTTTAGATACAAAAGTAATGCTGGTAATATCATAATCACCGCATTCTTTTTTATAAGCAACAGGTTGCCATTCTAACCGACTCGCGAACCAACCTAAATACAATAAAGCTTGGGACGGGTTGCCTTTTTCGTAATCAATAGTTACACGGTCAATTTCTGTTAACGCTGCCCGACGTTGGGGTGCGTCATAAGCCTCAGCAGTCAACTCTTGCCATGCAGACAAACGCCGCCAATTTAAATCAGCCAAAGGTACACCTGTTTCTGCCAAATCTTGCAAAGTCAATAAATCACTTTCGGGAGAATTAAAATTACAAGAATCAACAATCACATTATTACAAACTGCGGCCAATCGCTTGAACAAAGGATTATTAGAATCTGGTGTAGCTTTCCACCACAGGAACTTAGGCAAACCACCAATTAACAAAGCCGGAATCATGCCGCCAATGCGTTCCAAAGCCGCAGCAGTACCAGTTAGAGTGATGTATTCACAACAAATCAAAGTGCTGGAAGATTGCTTTTGAATCGGGCAGTATGCCGAAACTTGCGCCTTGACACCTTCATCTTCACCGGCAATGGGGCATAAAGCGATGATGCGGCAAGGGTTACGTAGGGCAATTTCATCAGCAATGGTGGGACTGGTAGGACTGAAAGTATAGCCCATCGCTGCACCGTGACTATCTCCAGCCGCTCCACTATGCTGAAGTTTGAAGTATTCTTCCCGCAGGATAGTGATAGTTTCTGGTGTGGGAATACCGCTTTCTGGCAGTCCGTGTTGTTTTTGTAGTTCCCGTAGAGAGGCTTGGGTTTGGGGTCCCAAAATACCATCAATCGGACCGTTATAAAAACCAGTAGCTGCTAACAAATACTGGGTTTCTTCTGGTTCGTAAACAACTAAAGTAAATGTAGTCGCACGGGTAGCAGCAGGTAAACCGCCGTCTTCCCCTTGGATGCCGTAACTTTGCCAGATTTGATTGAGTTCGTTCTCAATATCAGTTAGGGAAACATCCTTGGGGGCTTGTAGGGAATAAATTGTAGAAGCTTGGGGAGCCATAGTGAATTTTGGATTTTGGATTTTGGATTTTGGATTTTGGAGTTTAGATTTTGAGATTTCAGATTAATGATTGAATAGTGAGTCTTAGTTAGTAGGTAATATTTCTTTTTCAACTACCAATTCCTAATCATCAATTACCAATCACCAATCCAAAATCTCAAATCTCAAATCTCAAATTCTAGAGTCTGCGCCAACGGCGGCCGTCTTGGTTGATTAATAATTCTGCTTCTGCAGGTTCCCATGTACCAGCTTCGTATTCGGGAACAGTGGCAGGGTCTGCGGGTAAATCCCAAACGGAAAGGGCGGGTGTGACTACGCGCCAAGCTGCTTCCACTTCGTCCGACCGTGTGAATAATGTTTGGTCGCCCATCATACAATCTAGGAACAGGCGGTCATAAGCATCGGATGTGGCTTCGATGCCAAAGGAACCATAAGTAAAATCCATATCAACGGAACGAGTGCGGAAGTTACCACCAGGCATTTTCACGTCAAAGCGGAGGGAAATACCTTCATTTGGTTGTATCCGC contains:
- the opcA gene encoding glucose-6-phosphate dehydrogenase assembly protein OpcA, whose product is MAPQASTIYSLQAPKDVSLTDIENELNQIWQSYGIQGEDGGLPAATRATTFTLVVYEPEETQYLLAATGFYNGPIDGILGPQTQASLRELQKQHGLPESGIPTPETITILREEYFKLQHSGAAGDSHGAAMGYTFSPTSPTIADEIALRNPCRIIALCPIAGEDEGVKAQVSAYCPIQKQSSSTLICCEYITLTGTAAALERIGGMIPALLIGGLPKFLWWKATPDSNNPLFKRLAAVCNNVIVDSCNFNSPESDLLTLQDLAETGVPLADLNWRRLSAWQELTAEAYDAPQRRAALTEIDRVTIDYEKGNPSQALLYLGWFASRLEWQPVAYKKECGDYDITSITFVSKDQRQIEAELAGVPVADVGEIVGDLIALRLNSTNPQANCGTLICTETGGCMRMETQGGAQSAGLFQQVSSLAEQKPEVLLSQQVQRWGREALFEESLAVITKTIKLGNG